Part of the Microbacterium immunditiarum genome is shown below.
GCCACGAGGATCGCCGGGAGCGACAGCAGCCACGCCGAGCGCACCCACCCGGGAAGGACGCGAGAGACGGATGCCTCGGGCCGACGCGCGAGCCACACGAGGCCCCACACCGCCAGGATCACGAGACCGACGACGCTCGAGCCGTGCTGCAGCCACTTGTATCCGTCGAGGGGACCCCACGCCTCGTCGAGAGCGGGCATCGCGGCGACCCCCCACCGCCCCTCGTGCGTGAACAGGTCCCACACGATGTGCGACACCACGCCGATCGCGAGCGACGCCCCGAGCAGCAGCACCGTCACCCACGGACGTCGCGGCGGGGCATCCGTCTCACCCGTCGGGCGCAGCCCGAACGTCTCGCGCAGCGCGGCGGTCGCGCCCGAGTCCCATTCCCGCGGAAGCCGCGCGGCGAGCGGCCGCGGCGACAGCTCGCGGACCGCGGGCCGCAGTGCGCACCGCCACACGAGCAGCAGCGCGAGCGCAAGGACGAGGGTCGCCGGCAGCCACAGGAGGTCGTGCGTCCACCCGTAGCGGATGGGGGTTCCGCGCACGAACAGCGGCAGGTCGGGGGTCATCGCGCCCACGGCGATCGCGGCCGGAACCAGCGGCGTGCGAAGGAACGGCAGGGTGACGACCGCGTGGCTCGGCGTGAACGGCATGCGCCTAGCCGCGCACGAAGAGCCCGGCGAGCGTCTTCTTGCCGCGCCGCAGCACCGAGACTCCGCCCGGCAGCGAGCCGGTCACGACTGCGGTGTCGTCCTCGACGCGCGCGCCGTCGAGCGACACACCGCCCTGGGCAATCGCGCGACGCCCCTCGCTGAGGCTCGACACGAGGCCCGTGTCGACGAGCGCCTGCACGACGGGCGTGCCGCTCGCGGCGGT
Proteins encoded:
- a CDS encoding DUF4184 family protein — protein: MPFTPSHAVVTLPFLRTPLVPAAIAVGAMTPDLPLFVRGTPIRYGWTHDLLWLPATLVLALALLLVWRCALRPAVRELSPRPLAARLPREWDSGATAALRETFGLRPTGETDAPPRRPWVTVLLLGASLAIGVVSHIVWDLFTHEGRWGVAAMPALDEAWGPLDGYKWLQHGSSVVGLVILAVWGLVWLARRPEASVSRVLPGWVRSAWLLSLPAILVAALVIGYAVWGPFTAQFTPQHLAYRMLPPASAVWGVLTLALCTVVQAVRGVRRRAAVGAR